The following are encoded in a window of Armatimonadota bacterium genomic DNA:
- the cdhD gene encoding CO dehydrogenase/acetyl-CoA synthase subunit delta, translating into MTFEDPIEKWSSGVATVTIGATASEGGTRCRKIDIGGATTLPFLTFEGITPNKPVIAMEVLDCMPSDWPETLIKPFADVIGKPGEWAAKCVSQYGAEMICLKLEGIHPDSEDKSPDEAVKVVEEVLKAVDVPLVIWGCDVDEKDNVVLPACSQAAAGERCLIGTAKEDNYKTLVASCMADGHALIAESPLDINIAKQLNVLISEMGFPLNRVVMYPTTGGLGYGIEYAYSIQERGRLAALMGDKMMSPPVVCQIGQEAWNAKEAKATTEEAPHWGPAEDRGIMWEAMTAVMLLQAGSDLLIMRHPKAVAMVKQIIDMLMGKQQATEK; encoded by the coding sequence ATGACTTTTGAGGATCCTATAGAAAAGTGGTCATCTGGAGTTGCTACGGTTACCATAGGCGCCACAGCTTCAGAGGGTGGAACTCGCTGTAGAAAAATAGACATTGGTGGTGCTACAACTCTTCCATTTTTAACGTTTGAGGGTATAACGCCAAATAAACCCGTAATTGCGATGGAAGTGCTTGATTGCATGCCTTCCGATTGGCCCGAAACTTTGATCAAGCCGTTTGCTGACGTTATAGGTAAACCAGGTGAGTGGGCAGCGAAGTGCGTAAGCCAATATGGCGCTGAGATGATATGCCTCAAGCTTGAAGGCATTCATCCTGATTCAGAAGACAAGAGCCCAGATGAAGCGGTAAAGGTTGTTGAGGAAGTGTTAAAAGCGGTAGATGTTCCATTGGTGATTTGGGGTTGTGATGTTGATGAAAAAGACAACGTTGTTCTCCCTGCGTGCAGTCAGGCGGCGGCAGGTGAGAGATGCTTGATTGGCACAGCTAAGGAAGACAACTACAAGACACTTGTCGCGTCATGTATGGCAGATGGACATGCACTAATCGCGGAGTCTCCGCTTGACATTAATATCGCCAAACAGCTTAATGTGTTGATTTCCGAAATGGGCTTCCCCCTCAATCGAGTTGTAATGTATCCAACTACGGGCGGGCTTGGCTATGGCATCGAATATGCTTACTCAATCCAAGAACGGGGACGGCTTGCGGCACTAATGGGTGATAAGATGATGTCACCTCCCGTCGTTTGCCAGATAGGGCAGGAAGCGTGGAATGCAAAAGAGGCAAAGGCAACCACTGAGGAGGCACCTCATTGGGGACCAGCCGAAGATAGAGGCATAATGTGGGAAGCTATGACAGCTGTTATGCTGTTGCAGGCTGGTAGTGACCTGCTTATCATGCGCCATCCAAAAGCTGTAGCGATGGTCAAGCAGATTATTGATATGCTTATGGGTAAACAACAAGCTACTGAAAAATAA
- a CDS encoding AAA family ATPase, which produces MVIAVSGKGGAGKSTLAALIVRHLLGKNEKPILAVDADPNSNFGDKLGLMADITIGSLREDVLKSKYAGPAGIPKQNLIEYGVQDAVAEGKGFDLMVMGRGEGPGCYCSVNNMLRTFLQGLSSRYKHVVIDNEAGMEHLSRRTNDKVDLMLIVSDQTPTCMRSAKRIAELACELEVVRGQMWLLLNRVTNCGEVERSAREYVGLELLGCIPEDSLIQKYELECKSILDLPNDSKAVTALAQAFERIGM; this is translated from the coding sequence GTGGTTATTGCTGTATCAGGAAAAGGTGGAGCTGGCAAGTCAACGCTGGCGGCACTTATTGTTAGGCATCTGTTAGGGAAAAATGAAAAGCCTATTCTTGCGGTCGATGCTGACCCAAACAGCAACTTCGGCGATAAGCTAGGACTCATGGCTGATATAACAATAGGCAGTTTGAGGGAAGATGTACTCAAATCTAAATATGCTGGTCCTGCGGGGATACCAAAGCAAAACTTAATCGAGTATGGTGTTCAAGACGCTGTTGCTGAGGGAAAAGGTTTTGACCTGATGGTTATGGGGCGTGGAGAAGGCCCTGGGTGCTATTGCTCGGTGAACAACATGCTTCGAACCTTCCTACAAGGATTGTCTTCAAGATATAAACATGTTGTAATTGACAATGAGGCTGGGATGGAGCACCTCAGCCGGCGCACGAATGACAAGGTTGATCTCATGCTCATTGTAAGCGACCAAACTCCTACGTGCATGCGGTCCGCAAAGCGAATTGCAGAGCTTGCTTGTGAACTGGAGGTAGTTCGTGGGCAAATGTGGCTGTTGCTCAATCGTGTTACCAATTGTGGGGAAGTCGAACGTTCTGCGAGGGAATACGTGGGGCTAGAACTACTTGGTTGCATTCCTGAAGATTCCCTAATTCAGAAATATGAGCTTGAGTGCAAGTCAATTCTGGACCTGCCGAATGATTCAAAGGCGGTGACAGCATTGGCTCAAGCATTCGAGCGCATTGGAATGTGA
- the acsC gene encoding acetyl-CoA decarbonylase/synthase complex subunit gamma, translating into MALKALDIYKYLPKTNCGKCGYPTCLAFSMQMAAKKANLADCPEVTEEARAALEGASSPPIRLVTIGVGDKAIQIGNETVLFRHDETFYHPTGIAVRISDDEKDGKLEAEIKAVKALSFERVGQRIAVDMVAVHNTSGSKANFVEVVEAVGETGLALILMSKDIDTLAAALDVCGARRPLLYKADAGNWEQMAELALKYGVPIVLDASNLAEAADLTPKLNKVGVHDIVLDVTANGLAETLSALTKVRRLALRKGFRPLGYPCMAIPSSLDPDLAALEAATYVTKYAAITIVDSKEPWRILPILTVRQNIFTDPRKPVQVEPKVYEVGAVNDKSPLLVTTNFSLTYYTVESDVEASRVPAYIAVVDTEGTSVLTAWASEKLTVDKVARLLNSQEVQSKVSHRKVIIPGYVSVMSGKLEDESGWKVLVGPRESSGIPKYLKTMWKAD; encoded by the coding sequence ATGGCTTTGAAGGCTCTTGATATCTATAAATATTTACCAAAAACAAACTGTGGTAAGTGTGGCTATCCTACATGCCTTGCATTTTCTATGCAAATGGCGGCAAAAAAAGCGAACCTCGCAGACTGCCCGGAAGTTACCGAGGAAGCACGCGCCGCTCTTGAGGGTGCTTCGTCTCCCCCAATTCGCCTTGTAACTATCGGTGTAGGTGATAAAGCAATCCAAATTGGCAATGAAACTGTCCTGTTTCGTCATGACGAAACGTTTTATCATCCAACCGGAATTGCTGTAAGGATTTCTGACGACGAGAAAGACGGAAAACTTGAAGCTGAGATTAAGGCAGTAAAAGCTCTTTCGTTCGAAAGGGTAGGACAGAGAATTGCCGTAGACATGGTTGCTGTGCATAACACTTCGGGTAGCAAGGCGAACTTTGTGGAAGTAGTTGAGGCAGTTGGGGAAACCGGTCTTGCACTAATTTTGATGTCTAAAGATATTGACACTCTGGCAGCGGCTCTGGACGTTTGTGGAGCAAGGCGACCATTGCTATACAAGGCTGATGCTGGAAATTGGGAACAGATGGCAGAGCTTGCGCTGAAATACGGGGTTCCTATTGTTTTGGATGCGTCAAACCTTGCTGAAGCGGCTGATTTGACGCCAAAGCTGAACAAGGTTGGGGTGCACGACATTGTGCTTGACGTTACAGCGAATGGATTAGCTGAGACGTTGTCAGCTCTAACAAAAGTTCGCCGTCTAGCACTACGAAAAGGTTTCCGTCCGCTTGGTTACCCTTGCATGGCAATTCCAAGCAGTTTAGATCCCGACCTAGCGGCACTCGAGGCTGCTACCTATGTAACTAAGTATGCAGCTATCACGATTGTTGATTCGAAAGAGCCGTGGAGAATCTTACCGATACTAACCGTGCGGCAAAATATCTTCACAGACCCAAGGAAGCCTGTGCAGGTCGAGCCAAAGGTATATGAAGTTGGGGCAGTTAATGATAAGTCCCCGCTATTGGTTACAACCAACTTCTCGCTAACATACTACACTGTCGAGAGCGACGTGGAGGCAAGTCGTGTCCCGGCATATATAGCAGTAGTGGATACCGAGGGTACATCGGTGCTAACTGCTTGGGCATCCGAGAAGTTGACAGTCGACAAAGTAGCTAGACTCTTAAATTCCCAAGAAGTTCAGAGTAAGGTTTCACATAGAAAAGTAATAATCCCAGGTTATGTATCAGTTATGAGCGGCAAGCTTGAGGACGAATCAGGATGGAAGGTATTGGTTGGCCCGCGGGAGTCTTCAGGCATTCCGAAATACCTCAAAACGATGTGGAAAGCAGATTAG
- the acsB gene encoding acetyl-CoA decarbonylase/synthase complex subunit alpha/beta codes for MSKIIASIAINGANKIVSEAEKRWEELRESRGESAKVEFPETAFYLPMANALLGVEVKTVGEMKPVLNHARQLISSVPAEECWLPYLGDMLDAGVASLLAEEVIVALRYLEGEEPQPDCNGFFSDTMIRTLGLQLVDGRMPGFAAIIGAAPDVDTAVMIVRELQKRSILTFVGSNVNGVSIIDQLKEGNVEMGWDTYVVPYGRDTITAIYPLHWAIRSALTYGGVKPGEAKKALDYCKNHVFAFGLVLGEVDEIKCATGAGAISMGFPIIADTVVPQILQSGICTYEALVSEPDHGKIVQKCVEVRGVKVTISEIDIPVSYSPAFEGERVRREDMHVEFGSKYSTAFEYLRARDPSDIDDGKIELVGADIDSVEPGSAMPLGIVVDVGGRKMQKDFEPIMERQIHMFLNEAMGIFHMGQRNIIWVRISKEAYEKGFRLKHFGTILYAQMHKNYGKIIDKVAVTIYTDEQEIQRILPEAIAAYNERDERVAGMTDESVDTFYSCTLCQSYAPNHVCIITPERLGLCGAYNWLDAKAAYEMNPAGCNQPISKSRCIDPILGQWEEINQFVYEHSKQAVSAVSLYSVMVDPMTSCGCFECILAIVPEANGFMIVNREYSGMTPSGMSFSTLAGSVGGGNVTPGFLGVGRLYVVSRKFVSADGGLKRLVWMPKELKDFLHDRLIERGKEIGIPDMIDKIADETVATTAEELLSFMQEVGHPALEMPPLF; via the coding sequence GTGTCCAAAATAATTGCAAGCATTGCCATAAATGGAGCAAATAAAATTGTTTCGGAAGCCGAGAAACGTTGGGAAGAGTTGCGTGAGTCTAGAGGTGAGAGCGCAAAGGTTGAGTTTCCCGAAACGGCGTTCTACCTCCCAATGGCAAATGCACTGCTTGGCGTAGAAGTCAAGACGGTTGGCGAAATGAAGCCAGTGTTAAATCATGCAAGGCAACTGATATCTAGCGTGCCTGCCGAGGAATGCTGGCTACCATACTTAGGAGACATGCTGGATGCCGGTGTTGCATCATTACTAGCTGAGGAAGTTATTGTTGCACTACGCTATTTGGAAGGCGAAGAACCCCAGCCTGATTGCAATGGGTTCTTTTCGGATACAATGATTAGAACGCTGGGGTTGCAACTTGTAGACGGCAGAATGCCCGGCTTTGCTGCAATCATTGGTGCGGCTCCAGACGTAGATACCGCGGTTATGATTGTTCGCGAACTCCAGAAAAGAAGCATCTTGACTTTCGTGGGCTCCAACGTCAATGGTGTTAGCATTATTGACCAATTAAAAGAGGGCAACGTGGAGATGGGATGGGACACATATGTGGTTCCCTATGGCCGTGACACAATAACTGCTATCTATCCCCTACATTGGGCAATTCGCAGTGCATTAACATATGGTGGGGTTAAGCCTGGAGAGGCTAAAAAGGCATTAGATTATTGTAAAAATCATGTATTTGCCTTTGGATTAGTGCTAGGTGAAGTGGACGAGATTAAGTGCGCGACTGGCGCCGGGGCAATTAGCATGGGTTTTCCAATAATAGCTGACACGGTTGTTCCTCAAATTTTGCAAAGCGGAATATGCACCTATGAGGCATTGGTAAGCGAGCCGGACCACGGGAAGATTGTGCAAAAGTGCGTCGAGGTACGCGGCGTAAAAGTTACAATCTCTGAGATTGACATACCAGTGTCATATTCGCCAGCTTTTGAAGGTGAGAGAGTAAGACGCGAGGACATGCATGTTGAATTTGGAAGCAAATACTCAACCGCCTTCGAATATCTAAGGGCAAGAGATCCTAGTGATATTGACGATGGCAAGATTGAGTTAGTTGGCGCAGATATTGATTCAGTCGAACCTGGTTCGGCTATGCCCCTTGGAATAGTAGTTGATGTTGGCGGACGAAAGATGCAGAAAGACTTCGAGCCGATTATGGAACGCCAAATTCATATGTTTCTTAACGAAGCGATGGGCATCTTCCACATGGGGCAGCGAAACATTATTTGGGTGCGAATTAGTAAAGAGGCATATGAGAAGGGATTTCGGCTCAAGCATTTCGGCACTATTTTGTACGCACAGATGCACAAAAACTATGGCAAAATCATTGATAAGGTAGCGGTAACCATCTATACCGATGAGCAAGAAATCCAGAGGATACTTCCTGAAGCGATAGCGGCATACAATGAGCGCGACGAGCGTGTTGCCGGCATGACAGACGAAAGTGTAGACACATTCTACTCTTGCACATTGTGTCAGTCGTACGCGCCGAATCATGTTTGCATCATCACTCCTGAGAGGTTGGGTCTCTGTGGCGCATATAACTGGCTGGACGCAAAGGCTGCATACGAAATGAACCCTGCAGGTTGTAACCAGCCAATTAGTAAAAGCCGTTGTATTGACCCTATTCTTGGACAGTGGGAAGAAATAAATCAGTTTGTCTACGAACACAGCAAGCAGGCTGTTTCTGCTGTGAGCCTATATTCTGTAATGGTTGATCCAATGACTTCGTGCGGCTGCTTTGAATGCATTTTGGCAATCGTGCCAGAGGCAAATGGTTTTATGATTGTGAATCGCGAATACTCAGGGATGACTCCCTCAGGTATGTCGTTCTCAACCCTGGCGGGTTCGGTTGGCGGAGGTAATGTAACGCCCGGCTTTTTAGGAGTAGGACGTCTTTATGTTGTCAGTCGCAAATTTGTCTCCGCTGATGGTGGACTAAAGCGGCTTGTATGGATGCCAAAAGAGCTCAAGGATTTTCTGCATGATAGGCTAATCGAGCGTGGTAAAGAGATTGGTATTCCAGATATGATTGATAAGATTGCAGATGAGACGGTAGCTACTACTGCTGAGGAGCTTTTGTCATTCATGCAAGAGGTGGGTCATCCAGCTTTGGAAATGCCTCCGCTGTTCTAA
- a CDS encoding ASKHA domain-containing protein — MDKPASKNKLTVTFLPDEKTVLVDCGKSILEASILAGIPINANCGGKGVCGQCKVIVKSGEVDAEPTFNLTSEEIKQGYVLACKCHVVGDMVVEVPAKARFDDMLYPRGSDDFESDSRPALVGVGKLYPHDPLVKKVYIKMPPPTLQDSLSDMERLFRELRKECGLTQFQIDLEQLRQLPKLLREQDWKVTAMLSQCGSAADIVQIQSGDTSGSNYGVAVDVGTTTIVAYLVELNTCKTIAGDSKYNSQIQYGEDVISRIMFANTEEKRNQLSACVVADINNLIQRLAKTAGIAPHDVNFVMCAGNTTMIHFLLGLEPSNIRVDPYVPVAVAPPVFLAAEVGININPCGLLGCLPSVASYVGGDIVAAVLVSGMLQSESPSMLIDLGTNGEIVVGNKEWLACCSASAGPAFEGGGISCGMRATIGAIDRISMENRETVSYNVIGGGRPLGICGSGMIDAIAEMLRCGCLDRSGAFVANKNSKRIREGEEGLEFVLVDGDETATGRDIVITQADVENFIRSKGAIYHAAECLLERVGMSFQDIECFYISGGFGNYLNVREAITIGLLPDIQENRFCFIGNGSVQGAKTVLLSRQAFEEAKAVASRMTYIELSTDARFMNDYTAALFLPHTDIEKFPSVVAEIGQNNQKFRLG; from the coding sequence ATGGATAAGCCTGCATCGAAAAACAAGTTAACAGTTACGTTTTTGCCAGACGAAAAAACGGTCTTGGTTGACTGCGGGAAGAGCATTTTAGAAGCCAGCATACTAGCAGGTATCCCAATCAACGCGAACTGTGGTGGCAAAGGAGTGTGCGGGCAATGCAAGGTCATTGTCAAGTCTGGAGAAGTAGATGCTGAGCCAACGTTTAATCTAACGAGCGAGGAAATCAAGCAAGGATATGTTCTTGCATGCAAGTGCCATGTGGTTGGAGATATGGTTGTTGAGGTGCCAGCCAAGGCGCGATTTGATGATATGCTTTACCCAAGAGGGAGTGATGATTTCGAGTCCGATTCTAGGCCAGCGCTGGTAGGAGTAGGCAAGCTTTACCCTCATGATCCGCTGGTAAAAAAAGTTTATATTAAAATGCCACCGCCAACATTGCAAGATAGCCTCAGCGACATGGAGCGTTTGTTTAGGGAACTTAGGAAAGAATGCGGTTTAACGCAATTTCAGATTGATTTAGAGCAGTTGAGGCAATTGCCAAAGCTATTGCGGGAACAAGACTGGAAAGTAACAGCTATGTTGAGTCAGTGCGGCAGTGCGGCTGACATAGTTCAAATACAGAGTGGCGATACGTCTGGCAGCAATTACGGTGTGGCGGTGGATGTTGGCACTACTACTATTGTAGCTTACCTCGTAGAATTGAATACATGCAAGACTATTGCAGGCGATTCGAAATATAACTCTCAGATACAATATGGCGAGGACGTAATTTCTCGAATAATGTTCGCAAATACAGAAGAAAAGCGCAATCAATTGTCTGCTTGTGTTGTAGCCGACATAAACAACCTGATTCAGAGGTTGGCTAAAACCGCTGGCATTGCTCCACATGATGTGAACTTTGTAATGTGCGCTGGTAATACGACAATGATTCACTTTTTGTTGGGTCTCGAACCAAGCAATATTCGTGTAGACCCGTATGTCCCGGTAGCAGTTGCACCTCCGGTGTTTTTAGCGGCTGAAGTAGGAATAAATATTAATCCATGCGGATTGCTGGGTTGTCTGCCGTCAGTTGCCTCTTATGTTGGAGGTGATATTGTCGCCGCCGTTTTGGTGTCCGGAATGCTCCAGTCTGAGTCACCTTCAATGTTAATTGATTTAGGTACTAATGGAGAGATTGTTGTTGGCAACAAGGAATGGTTGGCTTGTTGCTCGGCTTCGGCAGGGCCGGCTTTTGAAGGTGGTGGTATCTCTTGTGGAATGCGGGCAACCATCGGGGCGATTGATAGAATTTCAATGGAAAATCGCGAAACAGTTTCTTATAACGTGATTGGTGGTGGAAGGCCACTGGGAATTTGCGGTTCTGGAATGATAGACGCAATTGCCGAAATGCTTCGCTGTGGTTGCCTTGACCGTAGTGGTGCTTTTGTTGCCAACAAAAATTCAAAGCGAATACGTGAGGGCGAGGAAGGTTTGGAATTTGTTCTCGTAGATGGCGATGAAACTGCCACTGGTAGAGACATAGTCATAACCCAAGCTGATGTGGAAAACTTTATTCGCTCGAAGGGTGCTATTTATCATGCGGCAGAGTGCTTGCTCGAGCGAGTCGGTATGTCTTTCCAAGATATTGAGTGTTTCTACATTTCAGGGGGTTTTGGGAACTACTTAAATGTGAGGGAGGCAATAACGATAGGGTTGCTACCCGACATCCAGGAGAATCGGTTCTGCTTCATCGGAAATGGATCAGTTCAGGGAGCGAAAACCGTTCTATTGTCAAGGCAGGCGTTTGAAGAAGCCAAGGCTGTTGCATCTAGGATGACATATATAGAGCTGAGTACCGACGCTAGGTTCATGAATGATTACACGGCAGCGCTTTTTCTGCCACATACTGACATAGAAAAATTTCCGTCCGTGGTTGCAGAGATTGGACAAAACAACCAAAAGTTCAGATTAGGTTAG
- a CDS encoding formate--tetrahydrofolate ligase, translating to MLSDVEIAQKAKIKHIKDVAAELGLTEEDLIFYGRDKAKVKLDVLESHTSKPDGKLILVTAITPTPAGEGKTTTAIGLADAIRRLGKSTCLALREPSLGPCFGIKGGATGGGYAQVVPMADINLHFTGDLHAVTTAHNLLAAMLDNHIYQGNELGIDIGSITWKRVMDMNERALRFIMIGLGGKGNGVPRESGFDITTASEVMALLCLSNGRADLQARLSRIIVGFNKDGKPVTAEDLQASNAMAVVLKDAIMPNLVQTLEGTPAFVHGGPFANIAHGCNSVLATRMGLKLADYLVTEAGFGSDLGAEKFYNIKCRVANLKPATTVIVASIRALKMHGGVALDDLKTSNPKAVAKGVENLDKHCENVLNVGIQPIIAINKFPTDTDEEIKVLSDYCESTDLKWALSDVWAKGSEGGIELAEHVLAACENEQNFQFTYPLELPIKDKVNIIAQKFYGADGADFLPTAESQIEKIESLGFGNLPICVAKTQNSLSDNPKVWGRPRNFKITVREAKVSAGAGFVVIYAGNIMTMPGLPKIPAAVKIGIKPDGEIYGLF from the coding sequence ATGTTATCAGACGTCGAAATAGCCCAAAAAGCCAAAATAAAGCATATCAAAGATGTCGCTGCTGAGTTAGGCCTTACCGAAGAAGACCTGATATTTTATGGCAGGGATAAGGCAAAAGTTAAACTGGATGTGCTTGAAAGTCACACATCTAAGCCGGATGGGAAACTAATCTTGGTGACGGCAATAACGCCTACACCGGCGGGAGAGGGCAAGACGACAACCGCCATTGGCCTTGCTGACGCAATCCGACGATTGGGGAAGTCCACATGCCTTGCGCTTAGAGAACCTTCACTCGGCCCTTGTTTTGGAATTAAGGGCGGCGCTACCGGTGGTGGCTATGCGCAGGTTGTGCCAATGGCTGATATCAACCTTCATTTCACTGGCGACTTGCATGCAGTTACAACGGCTCACAACCTCCTCGCGGCAATGCTTGATAATCATATTTATCAAGGAAACGAATTGGGCATTGACATTGGTTCAATCACTTGGAAGCGCGTCATGGACATGAATGAACGCGCTCTCAGGTTTATAATGATAGGACTTGGAGGCAAGGGGAATGGAGTGCCTCGAGAATCTGGCTTTGATATAACCACGGCTTCCGAAGTCATGGCTTTGCTGTGTCTTTCTAATGGCCGGGCAGACCTCCAGGCTCGCCTTTCTCGAATAATTGTCGGTTTTAATAAAGATGGTAAGCCGGTAACTGCAGAAGACCTCCAGGCAAGCAATGCAATGGCTGTGGTGTTGAAGGATGCGATAATGCCAAATCTTGTGCAGACGCTTGAAGGCACACCGGCATTTGTTCATGGGGGACCGTTTGCAAATATAGCACATGGATGCAATTCTGTTCTCGCTACTCGCATGGGGCTAAAGTTGGCGGATTATCTCGTTACCGAAGCTGGTTTCGGAAGCGATTTAGGTGCAGAGAAGTTCTACAACATAAAATGTCGGGTTGCTAATTTGAAGCCTGCGACTACCGTCATTGTCGCGTCTATTCGTGCCTTAAAGATGCACGGGGGTGTTGCACTCGATGACCTTAAAACTAGCAATCCTAAAGCGGTTGCAAAAGGTGTTGAGAATTTGGACAAGCATTGTGAAAATGTGCTTAATGTTGGTATCCAGCCAATCATTGCAATTAACAAGTTCCCTACAGATACCGACGAGGAGATTAAAGTACTATCGGATTACTGTGAAAGCACAGATTTAAAATGGGCTTTGTCCGACGTTTGGGCAAAAGGAAGCGAAGGTGGAATTGAGCTGGCTGAGCATGTTCTTGCAGCTTGTGAAAATGAGCAAAATTTCCAATTTACATATCCCCTTGAATTGCCAATCAAAGATAAGGTAAACATTATTGCACAGAAGTTTTATGGAGCAGATGGGGCAGACTTTCTTCCCACAGCAGAGTCCCAAATTGAAAAGATTGAGTCGCTTGGGTTTGGCAACCTGCCGATTTGCGTAGCCAAAACGCAGAACTCCTTGTCAGATAACCCAAAGGTATGGGGACGCCCCAGGAACTTCAAGATTACAGTTCGAGAGGCAAAGGTAAGCGCAGGGGCGGGGTTTGTCGTAATCTATGCTGGAAATATTATGACAATGCCCGGTCTGCCTAAGATTCCCGCCGCAGTTAAAATTGGGATAAAGCCCGATGGCGAAATATATGGGCTTTTCTAG
- the cooS gene encoding anaerobic carbon-monoxide dehydrogenase catalytic subunit, whose translation MAERKERTDDKFDEQMLDTESGVNKYRDRYEAMRSQCSLGMQETCCQICNMGPCKINPQENGPDIGVCGANADTIGAWNLARMIAAGAAVRSEYCRDMANLLLKSANNQAGGFKIKDAQELFELASELGISTNGRDVNQVAADVAEVILSEIGRQDGYLRLSKRVPQKRQEIWEGLNVIPSGINSEIVQLINVISLGAGNDFRNVICRGIRTALADGWGSSMIAAKLSDILFGPPKPIRSQVNIGALCEDSVNIVFCGDALALAEMIATAADDPELTQLAMEKGAKNIRIAGMCSAGNEILMQHGFPVIGDFLAQESAILTGLVDAIVVDTHCAMPALDELVRRYHTKLITTSSKCRFQGGMHIPFDLGSPLETAKQIIREAVESYANRNKSQMKLPDSAVGYRFIAGFTPENLYRVLGGTYRGTCGPLNNAIIEGRIRGIAAVIGCSNPKIGERNNCVEITKELIKNDILVIQGGCAAIECARAGLLAPEGAQYAGLGLREFCEVVGIPPVLHFGSCMDCSRALVFFCNMLSEGNVGEDLSDIPIALAIPEWTSGSLITVSFYMVASGILSVFGMPFQTSDSQNLNSYLCSGIEEDFGGRFAFEVDPIKTAHLMIDHINMKRKSL comes from the coding sequence ATGGCTGAACGGAAAGAGCGAACGGATGACAAGTTTGACGAGCAGATGCTTGACACGGAATCAGGAGTGAATAAATATCGGGACCGATATGAAGCAATGAGATCTCAATGTAGCCTTGGCATGCAAGAAACTTGCTGTCAGATTTGCAATATGGGACCTTGTAAAATCAACCCTCAAGAAAATGGCCCGGATATAGGAGTCTGTGGTGCCAATGCTGATACGATTGGTGCTTGGAACTTGGCACGCATGATTGCAGCTGGCGCTGCTGTTCGCTCTGAGTATTGTCGCGACATGGCAAATCTTTTATTAAAATCAGCTAACAACCAAGCGGGTGGTTTCAAAATTAAGGATGCTCAGGAACTTTTTGAACTAGCTAGCGAATTAGGAATTTCAACCAACGGACGTGATGTCAACCAAGTAGCAGCAGATGTTGCGGAAGTTATTTTATCGGAAATAGGTCGTCAGGATGGATATCTTAGGCTGTCGAAACGTGTGCCTCAAAAGCGGCAGGAGATATGGGAGGGACTTAATGTAATTCCTAGCGGCATAAACAGTGAAATTGTGCAGCTGATAAATGTTATAAGCTTGGGTGCTGGCAACGATTTTAGGAACGTAATCTGCCGTGGGATTAGGACTGCCCTTGCTGATGGTTGGGGTAGCTCAATGATTGCAGCCAAATTAAGCGATATCTTGTTTGGTCCGCCCAAGCCAATTCGATCTCAAGTGAACATTGGTGCACTTTGCGAGGACTCTGTGAATATCGTTTTTTGTGGAGATGCGCTTGCGCTTGCTGAGATGATTGCCACGGCTGCAGATGACCCAGAACTTACCCAATTGGCAATGGAAAAGGGTGCAAAAAATATAAGAATTGCTGGCATGTGTTCCGCTGGGAATGAGATTCTAATGCAGCACGGCTTTCCTGTCATAGGCGATTTCCTAGCACAGGAATCAGCCATTTTAACTGGCTTGGTGGACGCGATAGTTGTTGATACCCATTGTGCAATGCCTGCCTTGGATGAGCTAGTACGACGTTATCATACAAAGCTTATCACAACTTCTTCCAAGTGCCGGTTTCAAGGTGGAATGCATATTCCGTTTGACCTAGGCTCTCCATTAGAAACAGCAAAGCAGATTATTCGAGAGGCGGTTGAGAGCTATGCAAACAGAAATAAATCCCAAATGAAGCTTCCCGACTCGGCGGTTGGATATAGATTCATTGCTGGATTCACTCCCGAGAACTTGTATCGAGTTCTTGGCGGTACCTATCGTGGGACTTGTGGTCCATTGAACAATGCTATCATAGAAGGCCGTATCCGAGGGATTGCGGCAGTAATTGGCTGCAGTAATCCAAAAATCGGCGAAAGGAATAACTGCGTCGAAATAACAAAAGAGCTTATCAAAAATGACATACTGGTAATCCAAGGCGGTTGTGCAGCAATTGAATGTGCGAGAGCTGGGTTGTTAGCCCCAGAAGGCGCACAATATGCTGGATTGGGTTTGCGTGAGTTCTGTGAGGTGGTGGGAATTCCTCCGGTTCTGCATTTCGGGTCGTGTATGGATTGCAGTCGGGCGCTGGTGTTTTTCTGCAACATGCTTTCGGAGGGTAACGTTGGTGAGGACTTGAGCGATATTCCTATTGCGCTCGCGATACCTGAGTGGACAAGTGGAAGTTTAATCACGGTCAGCTTTTACATGGTTGCTTCTGGGATATTATCGGTTTTTGGGATGCCGTTTCAAACTTCGGATAGTCAAAACCTGAATAGCTATTTATGCAGTGGCATTGAAGAAGATTTTGGCGGCAGATTTGCTTTTGAGGTTGATCCAATTAAAACAGCTCACTTGATGATTGACCATATTAACATGAAGAGGAAGAGTCTTTAG